A region of Triplophysa dalaica isolate WHDGS20190420 chromosome 18, ASM1584641v1, whole genome shotgun sequence DNA encodes the following proteins:
- the LOC130407121 gene encoding endonuclease domain-containing 1 protein-like isoform X1 yields MTTVLAEKFLISYHVIMTFFLPVVMLWLLSGASARVVSAFENQCDGFFADKQPPIITPTPAFQNICQTLNDVVYYATLYDTSNKIPVYSAYKFEELRQCKRSSGWYIEPQIFKRIYW; encoded by the exons ATGACAACAG TACTTGCAGAGAAGTTCCTCATCTCTTATCACGTCAtcatgacattctttcttcctgTGGTGATGCTGTGGCTGCTTTCTGGTGCTTCAGCTAGAGTTGTTTCGGCTTTTGAGAATCAATGTGATGGTTTTTTTGCAGACAAACAACCTCCAATTATCACCCCGACACCTGCTTTCCAAAATATCTGCCAAACGCTAAATGATGTTGTTTATTATGCCACGCTTTATGATACCAGCAACAAGATTCCTGTGTACTCAGCCTATAAGTTTGAAGAGTTAAGGCAGTGTAAACGATCAAGTGGATGGTACATTGAACCTCAG
- the LOC130407121 gene encoding endonuclease domain-containing 1 protein-like isoform X2, whose protein sequence is MTTVLAEKFLISYHVIMTFFLPVVMLWLLSGASARVVSAFENQCDGFFADKQPPIITPTPAFQNICQTLNDVVYYATLYDTSNKIPVYSAYKFEELRQCKRSSGWYIEPQ, encoded by the exons ATGACAACAG TACTTGCAGAGAAGTTCCTCATCTCTTATCACGTCAtcatgacattctttcttcctgTGGTGATGCTGTGGCTGCTTTCTGGTGCTTCAGCTAGAGTTGTTTCGGCTTTTGAGAATCAATGTGATGGTTTTTTTGCAGACAAACAACCTCCAATTATCACCCCGACACCTGCTTTCCAAAATATCTGCCAAACGCTAAATGATGTTGTTTATTATGCCACGCTTTATGATACCAGCAACAAGATTCCTGTGTACTCAGCCTATAAGTTTGAAGAGTTAAGGCAGTGTAAACGATCAAGTGGATGGTACATTGAACCTCAG TGA